A genomic segment from Saprospiraceae bacterium encodes:
- a CDS encoding Sua5/YciO/YrdC/YwlC family protein, translated as MMTTFTNESFMVQNYDLSQALDALQQGGLVLYPTDTIWSIGCDATNEAAISNLRQLNNLSTSHPIEILFSSIEMIKAYVDHLHPRFETLLVYHVQPLTILIDCPRRLPASLFAHDGSIAIRLVQDVYCQQLINALGFPIVAACAGNPERLLPTSFGAVSSDLIQGVDYVVKHRQMDKVPGQLSVMVKLSEQDELIFLRE; from the coding sequence ATGATGACGACTTTTACAAACGAATCATTTATGGTTCAAAACTACGACTTAAGCCAAGCCCTAGACGCGCTACAACAAGGAGGACTAGTACTATATCCTACTGATACGATTTGGAGTATTGGGTGTGACGCGACCAATGAAGCTGCTATTTCAAATTTGAGACAACTCAATAACCTTAGTACTTCGCATCCGATTGAAATTTTGTTTAGCTCCATTGAGATGATCAAAGCCTATGTTGATCATTTGCATCCCCGCTTTGAAACCCTGCTCGTTTACCATGTTCAACCATTAACCATCTTGATTGATTGCCCAAGGCGACTGCCAGCCTCCTTATTTGCACATGACGGTTCTATTGCCATTCGTTTAGTACAAGATGTTTATTGCCAACAATTGATCAATGCGCTGGGATTCCCTATTGTTGCGGCATGTGCCGGTAATCCTGAACGTTTGCTGCCCACCTCCTTTGGCGCGGTCAGTTCTGACCTCATTCAGGGGGTCGATTATGTTGTAAAACACCGGCAAATGGATAAGGTTCCAGGTCAGTTATCGGTAATGGTAAAATTGTCGGAACAGGATGAGCTGATTTTCCTGCGGGAATAG
- a CDS encoding PKD domain-containing protein, which produces MLRYVSSLLLFFLLFSLNPLYSRHIIGGVITYEHLGGNNYKFVLKMYRDCNCVECADFDQIAAIGIYNCGPGGTSCSSLGQNGFFRRLDIPLMGVVQVDEPDYPCLIPPDVCVQEGTYEFTTNLPLSEQSYHVSYQRCCRNVTISNIVAPQNAGATYTIEIKPEAQLLNNSSPVFNEFPPTIICAGQPLEFDHSARDANGDQLVYEFCPPLLGGGPVLTNPGYATCEGAAPTPACPPPYSSVPFRAPSFTPAEPMGGAPIVKIDPITGIITGTPNILGQYVVGVCVSEYRDGVLLSRVFRDFQFNVASCDPVVVADIQEDAKIGEQEFLVNSCGNETITFLNQSYQQNFIDNWVWSFDINGQIKNFSEWSPTVTFPGVGEYFGELRINPGTDCGDTARIYVNVYPEINADFSYEYDTCVAGIVQFTDLSETGSCCLTAWNWNFGDNTNSSRQNPDHLYRTPGQIPVTLTVRDTNLCEDQLTQTIEYFPVPNLIVIAPSSFIGCQPAEIFFDNLSFPIDTTYDILWTFGDGGTSTEISPTYVYENPGMYTVTVDITSPIGCETDTLFDELITILESPKADFTYLPSEPSNLNSTITFSDRSERAIGWQWDFGDGSKSQNRSPVHMYRDTGIYVIQQVVKHPSGCTDTLTQLIDIFPEVRYFLPNAFTPNNDSVNDFYKGVGVMTGATAFNLSIWNRWGEKIFETTDPNASWNGRKFNTGKESPNGVYVVLVKYNDPRGNPFEIKGYATLIR; this is translated from the coding sequence ATGTTGCGATACGTTTCATCTCTGTTACTGTTTTTTTTGCTGTTCAGCCTAAACCCATTGTATAGTCGGCATATCATAGGTGGTGTGATTACCTATGAACATTTAGGTGGGAATAATTATAAATTTGTACTGAAAATGTACCGAGATTGCAATTGTGTGGAATGTGCTGATTTTGATCAAATTGCAGCGATTGGCATTTATAATTGTGGTCCTGGCGGAACAAGCTGTAGTAGTTTGGGGCAAAATGGCTTTTTCCGTCGATTGGATATTCCCCTGATGGGGGTTGTTCAGGTTGATGAACCTGATTATCCCTGCCTCATTCCGCCAGATGTTTGTGTTCAGGAGGGTACTTATGAATTTACGACTAATTTGCCCCTTTCCGAACAAAGCTATCATGTTTCTTATCAGCGATGTTGCCGGAATGTGACCATCAGTAATATCGTTGCGCCCCAAAATGCAGGTGCCACCTATACGATAGAAATTAAGCCTGAAGCCCAACTCTTGAATAACAGTAGCCCCGTTTTTAACGAATTTCCACCTACGATTATTTGTGCAGGGCAACCACTTGAATTCGATCACTCTGCACGCGATGCGAATGGTGATCAATTGGTCTATGAATTTTGCCCGCCTTTATTGGGGGGAGGTCCGGTTTTGACGAATCCTGGTTACGCCACTTGTGAAGGGGCTGCGCCAACTCCTGCTTGTCCTCCTCCATATAGTTCTGTTCCTTTTAGGGCACCTTCTTTTACCCCTGCCGAACCAATGGGAGGCGCTCCAATCGTTAAAATCGATCCCATCACGGGAATCATTACAGGGACGCCCAATATCTTGGGGCAATACGTGGTAGGGGTTTGCGTGTCTGAATACAGAGATGGGGTACTTTTGAGCCGAGTCTTTAGAGATTTTCAGTTTAATGTGGCTAGTTGTGATCCGGTGGTCGTAGCCGATATCCAGGAAGATGCCAAAATTGGAGAACAAGAATTTTTGGTGAATTCCTGTGGAAATGAAACCATCACCTTTCTCAACCAAAGTTACCAACAGAATTTTATTGATAATTGGGTTTGGAGTTTTGACATTAATGGCCAAATCAAGAATTTTTCGGAATGGAGCCCAACGGTGACTTTCCCCGGTGTGGGCGAATACTTCGGCGAATTGCGTATTAATCCAGGAACGGATTGTGGCGATACTGCGCGTATCTATGTCAACGTTTATCCTGAAATAAATGCCGATTTTTCTTATGAGTATGATACCTGTGTGGCCGGAATCGTGCAGTTTACAGACCTGTCGGAAACGGGCAGTTGTTGCTTAACCGCTTGGAATTGGAACTTTGGGGACAATACCAATTCCTCCCGCCAAAATCCGGATCACCTCTATCGCACCCCCGGACAAATTCCGGTGACCTTAACCGTGAGGGATACCAATCTCTGTGAAGATCAATTAACCCAAACCATTGAATACTTTCCCGTTCCTAATCTCATCGTGATCGCACCCAGCTCCTTTATTGGCTGCCAACCCGCAGAAATCTTTTTTGATAACCTCTCTTTTCCTATCGATACAACCTATGATATCCTCTGGACCTTCGGAGATGGTGGTACTAGTACCGAAATTAGCCCCACTTATGTCTATGAAAACCCAGGGATGTATACCGTCACTGTCGACATTACTTCCCCCATAGGCTGTGAAACGGATACCTTATTTGATGAATTAATCACCATATTAGAATCACCCAAGGCAGACTTTACCTATTTGCCAAGTGAGCCAAGTAACCTCAACAGTACCATTACGTTTTCAGATCGCTCTGAAAGAGCCATCGGTTGGCAGTGGGACTTTGGCGATGGCAGCAAGTCTCAAAATCGCAGCCCCGTCCATATGTACCGCGATACCGGTATTTATGTCATCCAGCAAGTTGTAAAGCACCCTAGTGGCTGTACGGATACCTTGACCCAACTCATCGACATCTTCCCGGAGGTCCGCTATTTTTTGCCCAATGCTTTTACACCTAATAATGACTCCGTAAATGATTTTTATAAAGGTGTAGGGGTGATGACTGGCGCTACCGCTTTTAATCTTTCCATTTGGAATAGATGGGGCGAAAAAATATTCGAAACGACCGATCCCAATGCGTCCTGGAATGGCCGAAAATTCAATACAGGGAAGGAATCACCCAATGGCGTTTATGTCGTTTTGGTAAAATACAATGATCCTCGGGGTAACCCTTTCGAAATAAAGGGCTATGCCACCTTGATCAGATAA
- the rplS gene encoding 50S ribosomal protein L19 — translation MDAIKFVHEQMTADKGLPSFRPGDNIIVSYKIVEGEKERIQAFRGDVIQINGEGATKTFTVRKISNGVGVERIFPFAAPGIVEITVTKRGKVRRAKLFYLRDLVGKKARIKERKFIKKT, via the coding sequence ATGGACGCTATTAAGTTTGTTCACGAGCAAATGACAGCTGATAAAGGGCTGCCTTCTTTCCGACCAGGCGATAACATTATCGTTAGCTACAAAATTGTAGAGGGAGAAAAAGAAAGAATCCAGGCTTTTCGTGGGGATGTCATTCAGATCAATGGAGAAGGTGCTACCAAAACCTTCACTGTGAGAAAAATATCAAATGGGGTAGGGGTAGAGCGTATCTTTCCTTTTGCAGCTCCTGGTATTGTTGAAATCACAGTGACTAAACGAGGTAAAGTACGTCGCGCTAAACTATTCTACTTGCGTGATCTGGTAGGTAAAAAAGCGCGGATCAAAGAGCGTAAATTTATCAAGAAAACATAG
- a CDS encoding T9SS type A sorting domain-containing protein, translating into MKFKTLAGVWFTVVFFHLTNLIHAQPRCVDVATIRIVQGEGALNNCQGDGIPNVITFTTSDLSTPFGYLVTDEAGTILFVSLQNTIDFENVPAGNHRVYGFSFIGTPLARVGGNVFTDRLGSICGALSTNFIALNTSNPDGGKVYSADGLSTKYICPGDGTPNVIDFVTTSNHPNYTYLITTTGNFILDITDSPNYDFEQSAEGRCRVWGLAYTGEMPAFIGQNAVAFRNDICADLSDSFIEVVKTVPDGGKVSFSNGTDSLSTCEGDPSAAILSFIRMNTSVAPYRFILTDENNQILQNNLDGNRLNFAALEVGAYRVWGVSYTGSFIANVGDNAGAANLSTDCFELSDNFVKVIKRGLDAGDISLSSGETAIEICANDGIPDLLTFQTTAATGDPFTYIVTDENLLVLGISEDGNIDFEGTGGGTCLVWGLVYNGNLLVNIGDDASTVTFADKCFRLSDNAVTVLRNAPAGGQVALTGGATTEQLCTGDGIPDVRTFEHSNSIGDEFVYLVTDENNIVLGISPEGSVDFENAGGGVCRVWGVSFYGNLTVAIGDDAASTALSDDCFKLSDNYVEIVKTFVDGGTVFFPGGGDVIEACTNDNQLDLVEFEFASTSSSPYGFIVTDENNIILAIAENGFYNFEGSAPGTYYIWGVSYSGILIASAGENVNDVPITDACFELSSNAITVISKAPKGGQVSISNGLTSESICVGDGLADVRTFVSQNASGGDFVFLVTDDNNQILMISEDGKVDFENARGGVCRVWGLSYTGTLTAAVGADAGAGGLSDDCFKLSDNFVEITRTFVDGGDISTASGIFSTVVCAGDGSSDIIAFIGTTTSTANYTFILTNENNEIILLPSGSTLNFDFAAAGTYRVYGLSFTGGLTAMIGDNISTTALSNECYDLTQGFILVRVERNRGGTVSLPGGGTTVYTCPGDGNPDIVSFDSTNTQGSRYAYVITDDNNQILGIADGDSFDFDGAGEGNCRVWGLSYSGTIIAALGDNAASTPLTSECFDLSDNFIEIIRVKPDGGSVATTTAETVVYTCPGDGVDDIVNFASTATAGEFYTYLITDNNNVILAISAEETFNFDGAPEGDCRIWGLAYSGNLTAAIGDNAAAASLSDDCYDLSDNYIEVRRAIPNGGNVLLEGGGDFINICPNDGRPDIVSFDSTATSNSRYAYLVTDENNSVLSVVVGDALNFDPAAPGLCRVWGVAYTGTLQVGVGDDAAAVALSDDCYDLSDNFISVLREAPEAGTITSPGGNDLLLCVGDGRADLVEFIIEGANRAKYTHLITDENNFLISVYEDPAFDFDNAVAGNCRIYGVAYTGLISLIPGDNILEVPLSNDCYDLTDNFIQLTRTQVDGGTIFTDSGSRDVEYVCAGDGLPDLIGFNTSSGGLPANYQFVITNTANTILAFIGGNEQDFETTGFDELRVWGISYTGSLTSQIGSDVSTSVLSDDCYAASDNYITIIRDQPEGGEVDANGENEVLICIGGSDGLVNMHNSSTSRAGYAYIVTDEANIIAQVSLTPAVDFNNLPAGFYRIWGLSYTGSILAAVGNDAATTDLASNCFELSTNFVRVERSETLDGGVLSTLSGELVIRTCPGDDISDLVILFTSSPDTNYRYVITDTLNNIIVPNINENIIDFDAAAPGISRIYGISFQDDFLPDFGDNVFGDELSSRCAAVSSNFVTVIREVPDGKTISTTAGETTLSLNVADGVADEVSFVSTASAQMPYAFLLTDENNIVLSILDGNSIDFEGSDLGIGRVWGLAYTGTLTIENGDDAATSILSTDCFDLSDNFVTVNRVDAFIANGNQNKQSGNGNISLELRPTALSLNIAPNPARDQLHLFYQLSGEVKASSELRIFNIAGQLVYQAQIPTVEGENKFSLDVNSFPKGTYAILLVNGKLIERQLLVKQ; encoded by the coding sequence ATGAAATTCAAAACACTAGCTGGAGTGTGGTTCACCGTGGTTTTTTTCCACCTAACCAATCTTATTCATGCCCAACCAAGATGCGTTGATGTTGCTACCATTCGAATTGTGCAGGGCGAAGGAGCACTAAACAATTGCCAAGGGGATGGTATTCCTAATGTCATCACCTTTACAACGAGTGATTTATCAACACCATTTGGCTACCTCGTTACGGATGAAGCTGGAACAATCCTATTTGTTTCACTTCAAAATACAATCGATTTTGAAAATGTACCAGCTGGTAATCATCGGGTTTATGGGTTCTCATTTATTGGGACACCTTTAGCTCGCGTAGGGGGCAATGTTTTCACTGATCGCCTAGGGTCCATTTGTGGCGCCCTTTCTACTAATTTTATTGCTTTAAATACTTCTAATCCTGATGGAGGAAAAGTATACAGCGCAGATGGGCTATCTACCAAATACATTTGCCCAGGCGATGGCACCCCTAATGTCATTGATTTCGTTACCACCAGCAATCATCCCAATTATACCTATCTCATCACCACCACGGGGAACTTTATCCTGGATATTACGGATTCGCCAAATTACGATTTTGAGCAATCGGCTGAAGGACGTTGCAGGGTTTGGGGACTTGCCTACACGGGAGAGATGCCAGCGTTTATTGGTCAAAATGCGGTGGCCTTCCGCAATGATATATGTGCGGATCTTTCGGATAGCTTTATCGAAGTGGTTAAAACGGTTCCGGATGGAGGAAAAGTTTCTTTTTCTAATGGAACAGATTCTCTTTCAACATGTGAGGGCGATCCAAGTGCAGCCATTCTTTCTTTTATACGTATGAATACCTCCGTTGCGCCTTATCGCTTTATATTGACGGATGAGAATAATCAAATCCTCCAGAACAACCTGGATGGCAACCGATTAAATTTTGCAGCCCTGGAGGTAGGCGCCTATCGCGTGTGGGGAGTATCCTATACGGGTAGCTTTATAGCCAATGTCGGAGATAATGCTGGTGCGGCGAATTTGTCCACTGATTGCTTCGAGCTATCAGACAATTTTGTAAAAGTCATCAAAAGAGGGCTTGACGCAGGAGATATTTCCTTGAGTTCCGGGGAAACGGCCATTGAAATATGTGCCAATGATGGTATTCCCGATCTTTTAACTTTCCAAACCACTGCTGCTACGGGTGATCCATTCACCTATATTGTAACGGATGAAAACCTTCTCGTATTAGGTATTTCGGAAGATGGCAACATCGACTTCGAGGGTACCGGAGGAGGCACCTGTCTGGTTTGGGGGCTTGTCTACAATGGCAACCTATTGGTAAACATTGGTGATGATGCTTCCACGGTTACCTTTGCAGATAAATGTTTCAGATTGTCGGATAATGCGGTAACTGTTCTGCGGAATGCCCCAGCAGGTGGCCAAGTTGCCCTAACTGGCGGCGCCACTACTGAGCAACTTTGTACAGGTGATGGCATCCCCGATGTCAGAACCTTTGAACACAGCAATAGCATTGGTGATGAATTTGTCTACCTGGTTACCGATGAAAACAATATCGTTTTAGGTATATCACCTGAAGGAAGTGTAGATTTTGAAAATGCAGGTGGTGGTGTTTGTAGGGTTTGGGGTGTTTCCTTTTATGGCAACCTCACGGTGGCAATTGGAGATGATGCCGCTAGTACTGCCTTATCAGATGATTGTTTTAAATTATCAGATAATTACGTAGAAATTGTAAAAACCTTTGTGGATGGAGGCACCGTATTCTTTCCCGGTGGTGGCGATGTAATTGAGGCATGTACGAATGACAACCAATTGGACCTGGTGGAATTTGAATTCGCTTCTACCTCCTCTAGTCCGTATGGTTTTATTGTCACAGATGAAAACAACATCATCCTGGCCATAGCAGAAAATGGTTTTTACAATTTTGAAGGCTCCGCGCCAGGCACTTATTACATTTGGGGTGTTAGTTATTCTGGGATTTTAATTGCCTCAGCTGGAGAAAACGTAAATGATGTTCCAATTACAGATGCCTGCTTTGAGTTATCAAGCAACGCTATTACTGTTATCAGCAAGGCGCCTAAGGGTGGACAAGTGAGCATCTCGAATGGCCTGACAAGTGAAAGTATTTGTGTTGGCGATGGGTTGGCTGATGTTAGGACTTTTGTTAGTCAAAATGCAAGTGGAGGAGACTTTGTCTTTTTGGTAACAGATGACAACAACCAGATCTTAATGATCTCTGAAGACGGCAAAGTCGATTTTGAAAATGCCCGTGGAGGTGTTTGTCGCGTATGGGGCTTGTCCTATACTGGAACGCTAACTGCCGCTGTCGGGGCGGATGCCGGAGCAGGAGGGCTTTCAGATGATTGTTTCAAGCTTTCTGACAATTTTGTCGAGATCACTCGAACCTTTGTAGATGGCGGGGATATTTCAACGGCTAGTGGTATTTTCTCAACGGTGGTTTGTGCTGGCGACGGTTCATCTGATATCATTGCCTTTATCGGAACGACCACTTCCACGGCCAATTATACTTTCATTCTGACCAATGAAAACAATGAAATCATACTACTACCTTCTGGAAGTACTTTAAACTTTGATTTTGCAGCAGCAGGAACTTATCGTGTTTATGGCTTGTCCTTTACCGGTGGGCTCACTGCGATGATTGGCGATAATATTTCCACTACTGCCTTGAGTAATGAATGTTACGATTTGACGCAAGGTTTTATTTTAGTGAGGGTTGAAAGAAACAGAGGTGGAACGGTGAGCCTACCAGGTGGCGGAACCACTGTTTATACTTGTCCTGGTGATGGAAATCCCGATATTGTTTCTTTTGATAGTACGAACACTCAGGGAAGCCGCTATGCTTATGTTATTACGGACGACAACAATCAAATCCTAGGCATTGCAGATGGGGATAGTTTCGACTTTGATGGTGCCGGGGAAGGCAATTGCAGGGTTTGGGGTTTGTCCTATTCAGGAACCATCATAGCTGCCCTTGGAGATAATGCTGCCAGCACACCGCTTACGAGTGAATGCTTTGATTTATCAGACAATTTCATTGAAATCATCCGGGTAAAACCTGATGGTGGATCGGTTGCTACGACAACTGCTGAAACCGTTGTCTATACTTGTCCAGGTGATGGCGTAGACGATATTGTCAATTTTGCCAGTACCGCTACAGCGGGTGAATTCTATACTTACCTGATTACCGATAATAACAATGTCATTTTGGCGATAAGCGCTGAGGAGACTTTCAACTTTGACGGTGCGCCAGAGGGCGATTGTCGCATTTGGGGTTTGGCTTATTCAGGCAATTTGACTGCCGCCATTGGTGATAATGCTGCCGCCGCTAGTCTGTCTGATGATTGTTATGACTTATCCGACAACTACATTGAAGTTCGAAGAGCGATACCCAATGGAGGAAATGTTTTACTAGAAGGTGGTGGAGATTTCATCAATATTTGTCCAAATGATGGCCGCCCTGATATTGTTTCCTTTGACAGTACTGCCACGTCCAATAGTCGCTACGCCTATTTGGTCACCGATGAGAATAACAGCGTCCTTAGCGTTGTTGTTGGCGATGCGCTCAATTTTGATCCGGCGGCGCCTGGTCTTTGCCGAGTGTGGGGTGTGGCTTATACGGGCACCCTCCAAGTGGGAGTAGGAGACGATGCAGCAGCGGTAGCTCTTTCGGATGATTGTTATGACCTGTCTGACAACTTTATCTCTGTGCTTAGGGAAGCTCCTGAAGCAGGTACCATTACCTCTCCAGGCGGCAACGATCTGCTTTTGTGTGTTGGTGATGGCCGAGCCGATTTGGTTGAGTTTATCATTGAAGGAGCCAACCGAGCCAAATACACGCATTTGATTACGGACGAGAATAACTTCCTAATCTCGGTTTATGAAGACCCTGCCTTTGATTTCGATAATGCAGTCGCTGGTAATTGCCGGATTTACGGTGTTGCCTATACCGGATTGATCTCCTTGATTCCAGGAGACAATATTTTAGAAGTTCCATTGTCCAATGATTGCTATGATTTAACGGATAACTTTATCCAATTGACTCGTACCCAGGTAGATGGGGGAACCATCTTTACCGATAGCGGTTCGCGGGATGTGGAATACGTTTGCGCCGGCGATGGATTGCCTGATCTGATTGGTTTTAATACCAGTTCGGGTGGTTTGCCTGCCAATTATCAATTTGTCATCACCAATACCGCAAATACTATTTTAGCTTTCATTGGTGGAAATGAACAAGATTTTGAGACCACTGGTTTTGATGAGTTGCGTGTATGGGGAATTTCCTATACAGGGTCGCTAACCTCTCAGATTGGGTCAGATGTATCGACCTCTGTTCTGTCAGATGATTGTTATGCTGCATCTGATAATTATATCACAATTATCAGAGATCAACCAGAAGGTGGTGAAGTAGATGCCAATGGAGAAAATGAGGTATTGATTTGTATTGGTGGATCTGATGGTTTGGTAAACATGCATAACAGCAGCACTTCTCGGGCAGGCTATGCTTATATCGTAACCGATGAAGCCAATATCATAGCACAAGTTTCCTTGACCCCTGCAGTAGATTTCAACAACCTGCCGGCTGGCTTTTACAGGATTTGGGGACTTTCCTATACGGGTAGTATCTTAGCAGCCGTTGGAAATGATGCCGCTACGACTGATTTGGCTTCAAACTGCTTTGAGCTGTCGACCAATTTTGTAAGGGTCGAAAGATCTGAAACATTGGATGGTGGTGTACTCAGTACCCTATCGGGTGAATTGGTTATCCGAACCTGCCCTGGAGATGATATTTCTGACCTGGTTATCCTGTTTACCAGTAGTCCTGATACCAACTATCGGTACGTGATCACAGATACTTTAAACAACATCATCGTGCCTAATATCAATGAAAACATCATTGATTTTGATGCTGCGGCTCCCGGGATTTCCCGTATTTATGGGATTTCATTTCAGGATGACTTCTTGCCAGATTTTGGAGACAATGTATTTGGTGATGAGTTATCCAGTCGTTGCGCAGCTGTTTCTTCCAATTTTGTAACCGTCATCAGGGAAGTTCCTGATGGTAAGACGATTTCTACAACGGCGGGAGAAACCACCTTGAGCCTGAATGTAGCCGACGGGGTGGCAGATGAAGTGAGCTTTGTCAGTACCGCCTCGGCTCAAATGCCTTATGCCTTCCTGCTTACAGACGAAAACAATATCGTGCTCAGTATCCTGGATGGTAATAGCATCGACTTTGAAGGCAGCGACTTGGGGATTGGCAGGGTATGGGGATTGGCTTATACCGGAACTTTGACCATTGAAAATGGAGATGACGCGGCCACCAGTATTTTATCGACAGACTGTTTTGACCTGTCAGATAACTTTGTCACGGTTAATCGAGTCGATGCCTTCATTGCCAATGGCAACCAAAACAAACAAAGTGGCAATGGTAATATTTCATTGGAATTGCGCCCAACCGCTTTGTCTTTAAACATTGCGCCGAACCCAGCTCGGGATCAATTACATCTTTTCTACCAATTAAGTGGCGAGGTAAAAGCCAGCTCAGAGCTCCGCATCTTCAATATTGCAGGCCAACTGGTTTATCAAGCACAAATACCAACGGTTGAAGGAGAGAATAAATTCTCTTTGGATGTCAATAGCTTCCCGAAAGGAACCTATGCCATTCTATTAGTGAATGGCAAGTTGATAGAAAGACAACTATTGGTTAAACAATAG